In the genome of Oxyura jamaicensis isolate SHBP4307 breed ruddy duck chromosome 13, BPBGC_Ojam_1.0, whole genome shotgun sequence, one region contains:
- the GFPT2 gene encoding glutamine--fructose-6-phosphate aminotransferase [isomerizing] 2 translates to MCGIFAYLNYRVPRTRKEIFETLIKGLQRLEYRGYDSAGVAIDGNNNEDKERFIKLVKKRGKVKALEEELYKQDGLDSKADFETHFGIAHTRWATHGVPSAINSHPQRSDKGNEFVVIHNGIITNYKDLRKFLESKGYEFESETDTETIPKLIKYMYDNRESEDTSFSALVERVIQQLEGAFALVFKSIHYPGEAVATRRGSPLLIGVRSKYKLSTEQIPVLYRTCNIENVKNMCNSRMKRLDSSTCLHAVGDKAVEFFFASDASAIIEHTNRVIFLEDDDIAAVTDGKLSIHRLERSASDDPSRAIQTLQMELQQIMKGNFSAFMQKEIFEQPESVVNTMRGRVNFESSTVLLGGLKDHLKEIRRCRRLIIIGCGTSYHAAVATRQVLEELTELPVMVELASDFLDRNTPVFRDDVCFFISQSGETADTLMALRYCKERRALTVGITNTVGSSISRETDCGVHINAGPEIGVASTKAYTSQFVSLVMFGLMMSEDRISLQKRRQEIISGLKSLPEMIKEVLTLDEKIHDLALELYKQRSLLVMGRGYNYATCLEGALKIKEITYMHSEGILAGELKHGPLALIDKQMPVIMVIMKDPCFTKCQNALQQVTARQGRPIILCSKEDTESSKFAYKTIELPHTVDCLQGVLSVIPLQLLSFHLAVLRGYDVDFPRNLAKSVTVE, encoded by the exons gAATTTTTGCTTATCTGAACTACAGAGTACCTCGGACTcgaaaggaaatatttgaaacCCTGATAAAAGGATTACAGAGATTGGAATACAGAGGATATGACTCTGCAG GAGTGGCAATTGatggaaataataatgaagataaAGAAAGGTTCATCAAACTGGtcaagaaaagaggaaaagtaaaGGCCCTGGAAGAAGAGTTGTACA AACAAGATGGCTTGGATTCCAAAGCAGATTTTGAAACACATTTTGGAATTGCTCATACTCGCTGGGCGACCCATGGAGTACCAAGTGCAATAAACAGTCACCCTCAGAGATCAGATAAAGGGAATG aatTTGTTGTTATCCATAATGGAATCATCACAAATTACAAGGACCTGAGAAAATTTTTG GAGAGCAAAGGCTACGAATTCGAATCTGAAACAGATACAGAAACGATCCCCAAATTGATCAAATACATGTATGACAACAGAGAGAGTGAAGACACCAGTTTTTCAGCCTTGGTAGAAAGAGTTATTCAACAGCTG GAAGGTGCTTTTGCATTGGTTTTCAAGAGTATCCATTACCCAGGAGAAGCTGTTGCTACCAG GAGAGGGAGTCCTTTGCTCATTGGGGTTAGAAGCAAGTACAAGCTCTCCACTGAACAGATTCCTGTTCTATATAGAACAT GCAACATTGAGAATGTGAAGAACATGTGCAATTCACGAATGAAAAGACTGGACAGCTCTACCTGCCTTCATGCTGTTGGGGATAAGGCAGTagaatttttctttgcttcagatGCAAG tgCTATCATTGAGCATACCAACAGAGTAATTTTCTTAGAAGATGATGACATTGCAGCAGTAACTGATGGGAAGCTTTCAATTCACCGTCTCGAGCGTTCAGCTAGTGATGATCCTTCCAGGGCCATACAAACCTTGCAGATGGAATTGCAGCAAATCATGAAGG GTAACTTCAGTGCATTCATGCAAAAGGAGATCTTTGAACAACCGGAATCAGTTGTCAACACTATGAGAGGCAGGGTGAATTTTGAGAGCAGCACAG TTCTGCTGGGGGGCCTGAAGGACCAtttgaaagaaatcagaagatGCCGAAGACTGATCATTATTGGCTGTGGGACCAGTTATCATGCTGCAGTAGCC ACTCGACAAGTATTGGAAGAATTAACTGAACTACCAGTGATGGTGGAACTTGCTAGTGACTTCCTGGATAGAAACACACCTGTGTTCAGAGATGATGTGTGCTTTTTTATAAGTCAGTCAG GTGAAACTGCAGATACTCTTATGGCCTTGAGGTATTGTAAAGAACGTCGTGCTCTGACAGTTGGCATAACAAACACAGTTGGAAGCTCGATATCCAGGGAGACTGACTGTGGTGTACATATCAATGCAGGACCTGAAATAGGTGTGGCAAGCACAAAG GCTTATACCAGCCAATTTGTGTCTCTTGTAATGTTTGGCCTAATGATGTCTGAAGACAGGATTTCCTTGCAGAAAAGGAGACAGGAAATCATAAGTGGACTAAAATCGTTGCCAG AGATGATTAAGGAAGTCTTGACCTTGGATGAGAAGATTCATGATTTGGCTCTTGAACTGTACAAACAAAGATCACTGCTGGTTATGGGTCGTGGATATAATTATGCCACTTGTCTGGAAGGAGCTCTG aaaataaaagaaattacatatATGCACTCTGAAGGTATCCTGGCTGGTGAGCTGAAACATGGACCACTAGCCCTAATAGATAAACAAATGCCGGTTATCATGGTGATAATGAAGGATCCTTGCTTCACCAAGTGCCAGAATGCTCTGCAACAGGTCACTGCTCGACAG GGTCGTCCAATCATTCTGTGTTCTAAAGAAGACACAGAAAGCTCAAAATTTGCCTACAAGACCATTGAGCTGCCTCATACAGTTGACTGCCTTCAAGGAGTCTTGAGTGTTATTCCTCTCCAGTTGCTTTCATTCCACCTGGCTGTTCTCAGAGGATATGAT gtGGATTTTCCGAGGAATTTGGCCAAATCTGTTACTGTAGAATAA